The following are encoded in a window of Roseimaritima ulvae genomic DNA:
- a CDS encoding LURP-one-related/scramblase family protein: MTFRIKEKFWSWGNDFSIQDAEGNLCYYVDGKAFSWGDKLSFQDANRNELAFISQKLLSWKPRYQIIIDGSVFAEVVKEWTWLRKKFTLDVPGPNDYTIDGSFWQHEFTFERSGRTVARVSKKLWSWTDSYGVDIVEGEDEVAVLCACIVIDQVLHDERSNHSSVNN; this comes from the coding sequence ATGACATTTCGCATCAAAGAAAAATTCTGGTCATGGGGCAATGACTTTAGCATCCAGGATGCCGAGGGGAATCTATGTTATTACGTCGATGGCAAAGCGTTTTCCTGGGGTGACAAGCTGTCCTTTCAGGATGCCAACCGCAACGAATTGGCGTTTATCAGCCAAAAGCTGCTGTCGTGGAAACCGCGCTACCAGATCATCATCGACGGATCGGTGTTTGCGGAAGTGGTCAAGGAATGGACTTGGCTGAGGAAAAAGTTCACGTTGGATGTGCCGGGTCCGAACGACTACACGATCGACGGTTCGTTTTGGCAGCACGAGTTCACGTTTGAGCGATCGGGCCGCACGGTGGCCAGAGTCAGCAAGAAGCTGTGGTCGTGGACGGACAGTTACGGCGTAGACATCGTGGAAGGTGAAGACGAAGTCGCCGTGTTATGCGCCTGCATCGTGATCGACCAAGTCCTGCACGACGAACGAAGCAACCACAGCAGCGTCAACAACTAA
- a CDS encoding T6SS phospholipase effector Tle1-like catalytic domain-containing protein: MAKNIVVCCDGTGNQFSVDKTNVLRLHDALCKDDPTQQVAFYAPGVGTFSPSMAWTRPGRAFGKLMGLALGIGYRQTIEDAYWFIVENYEPGDRICLFGFSRGAYTARVVAALLHGVGVLQRGNRHLVRYALAEIELHKRDKLKFQHLGRFRKQFSQSFAKKPFIFLGLWDTVSSVSWAYDYLRYAFTASNRSVDVVRHAVSIDERRAFYSQNLFSRREGQDFKEVWFAGVHSDVGGGYPEDESGLAKIALEWMLVQARDFGGVLLDEARVERVLADGCAPNHRGVLHRSLTWKWWPAEFFPKQRYPSPLPRPHLFRRRRLAARFKPGADPPKCRIHESVIERKKEGRLNYQPSNWPSEFEVESRVRF, encoded by the coding sequence GTGGCGAAGAATATTGTGGTCTGCTGCGACGGGACGGGGAATCAGTTTTCAGTCGATAAAACCAACGTGCTGCGACTGCACGACGCGCTTTGCAAAGATGATCCGACACAGCAAGTCGCCTTCTACGCTCCCGGCGTGGGCACCTTTAGCCCATCAATGGCCTGGACGCGACCCGGACGCGCGTTTGGCAAATTGATGGGGCTGGCGTTGGGCATCGGCTATCGGCAAACGATCGAAGATGCTTACTGGTTTATCGTTGAAAACTACGAGCCCGGCGATCGGATCTGCTTGTTCGGGTTCAGCCGTGGGGCTTACACAGCACGGGTTGTGGCCGCTCTGCTGCACGGCGTGGGAGTGTTGCAACGTGGGAATCGACATTTGGTTCGTTACGCGTTGGCAGAGATCGAACTGCACAAGCGAGACAAACTGAAGTTTCAGCATCTGGGGCGATTTCGCAAACAGTTCTCGCAGTCCTTCGCGAAAAAACCGTTCATCTTCCTGGGACTCTGGGACACGGTGTCCAGCGTGTCCTGGGCCTACGACTATTTGCGTTACGCCTTCACGGCCAGCAACCGCAGCGTGGATGTCGTGCGGCATGCGGTTTCGATCGACGAGCGTCGAGCGTTCTATTCGCAGAATTTGTTCAGCCGCCGAGAGGGCCAAGATTTTAAGGAAGTCTGGTTTGCCGGCGTGCATTCGGATGTGGGCGGCGGGTATCCCGAGGACGAAAGCGGATTGGCGAAGATTGCCCTTGAATGGATGTTGGTTCAGGCCCGCGATTTCGGCGGTGTGCTGTTGGACGAGGCAAGAGTCGAACGCGTGCTGGCCGACGGGTGTGCTCCGAACCATCGCGGAGTGCTCCACCGTTCGCTGACGTGGAAATGGTGGCCGGCGGAGTTCTTTCCGAAACAGCGGTATCCCTCGCCCCTACCTCGGCCGCATCTGTTCCGTCGCCGGCGATTGGCAGCCCGATTTAAACCGGGCGCCGATCCGCCAAAGTGCCGGATCCACGAGTCTGTCATCGAACGCAAGAAAGAAGGTCGGTTGAATTACCAGCCGTCCAATTGGCCGAGCGAATTTGAGGTCGAGTCGAGGGTGCGATTCTGA
- a CDS encoding DEAD/DEAH box helicase translates to MTLTVQNSPQSFDPGLLNQPAEAIEGAVAEFLAACDVQPRAYQRRIIQSALQMLAGCYPRRDGQQTGPATSVLIESPTGSGKTVMGLASAALLQRITGCRVGWVAMRRNLLAQAAAENARRHFGLQMETISMFEKNPPDVDLLVIDEAQHDAATSMANLHCQIRPTWTLGLSATPYRSDRIKLCFDQVIRDAGIASLIADGYLSPYHHYTVPYYTPQAIADLLINDPDKWGQSLVFFHRREQCDLLKLLLTQAGIDCEVVTASSNRERQLAAFEAGRLPVLINMAILTEGFDCPELQTVFCRPSGKGCTIQMAGRVLRPCSRVPVKQIVQCRQTPHPMLKTAMAAEQYLWTDSGWRSIRTNGRLDDLTEIARRRVAQTTVALPKLVSMHRARSLRWAQHA, encoded by the coding sequence ATGACGCTCACTGTGCAAAACTCTCCCCAGAGCTTTGATCCGGGGCTCTTGAACCAACCGGCCGAGGCCATCGAAGGAGCGGTCGCCGAATTTCTGGCGGCCTGTGATGTTCAGCCGCGAGCGTACCAACGCCGCATCATTCAGTCCGCCCTGCAGATGCTGGCCGGTTGTTATCCACGGCGGGACGGTCAGCAGACCGGACCGGCCACCAGCGTGTTGATCGAAAGTCCCACCGGTAGCGGCAAGACGGTGATGGGGTTGGCCTCTGCCGCGCTGCTGCAGCGGATCACCGGTTGCCGTGTCGGCTGGGTTGCCATGCGACGCAATCTGTTGGCTCAAGCGGCCGCCGAAAACGCTCGCCGCCATTTCGGTTTGCAGATGGAAACGATTAGCATGTTCGAAAAGAATCCGCCGGATGTGGATCTGCTGGTAATCGACGAAGCGCAACATGACGCGGCCACCAGCATGGCGAACCTGCATTGCCAGATCCGCCCCACCTGGACGCTGGGACTGTCCGCTACGCCCTACCGCAGCGATCGGATCAAGTTGTGTTTTGATCAAGTCATCCGCGACGCGGGGATCGCTTCGTTGATCGCCGATGGTTACCTGAGTCCGTATCACCACTACACCGTGCCCTATTACACGCCTCAAGCGATCGCGGATCTGTTGATCAACGATCCCGACAAGTGGGGGCAGTCGCTGGTGTTCTTTCATCGACGCGAACAATGTGATCTGCTGAAGCTGTTGCTGACACAAGCCGGCATCGATTGCGAAGTCGTGACGGCGTCCAGCAACCGCGAACGTCAGCTGGCGGCGTTCGAAGCCGGCCGTCTGCCGGTGCTGATCAATATGGCGATCCTGACCGAAGGCTTTGACTGCCCGGAATTGCAGACCGTGTTCTGCCGGCCCAGCGGTAAAGGGTGCACGATCCAGATGGCGGGTCGTGTCCTGCGGCCCTGCTCGCGGGTTCCCGTCAAGCAGATCGTGCAGTGCCGCCAGACGCCGCATCCGATGTTAAAAACCGCGATGGCCGCCGAGCAGTACCTGTGGACCGACAGCGGCTGGCGGAGCATCCGCACCAACGGCCGTTTGGACGACCTGACTGAGATCGCTCGTCGCCGCGTGGCGCAAACGACCGTCGCCCTGCCCAAACTGGTTTCGATGCACCGAGCTCGTTCGTTGCGTTGGGCTCAGCACGCGTAG
- a CDS encoding dihydrodipicolinate synthase family protein: MKIRDLPAPIRAGVRRGMVIPATPLALDAQRKFAPRYQTALTRYYIDAGAGGIAVGVHSTQFAIRDPSIGLFEPVLRLTSQVIDEYTGRQGRELLKVAGVCGKTPQAIGEAEFAVSQGYHACLLSLAALADDSIDDLLTHCREVARIMPVIGFYLQPAVGGRVLPYRFWREFAEIENVLAIKLAPFNRYQTLDVVRAVCDAGREDAITLYTGNDDNIIADLITPYRFSSEGGVKAVRIRGGLLGHWSVWTRAAVELLDEIHAVLERGDEIPSELLSRNVEVTDCNAAFFDAANHFAGCIPGIHEVLRRQGLLPGTWCLDPMETLSPGQAEEIDRVIAAYPNLNDDAFVREHLSEWLEASD; the protein is encoded by the coding sequence ATGAAGATCCGAGACCTGCCCGCCCCGATCCGCGCTGGAGTACGCCGGGGAATGGTCATTCCGGCGACCCCGTTGGCGTTGGACGCCCAGCGAAAGTTTGCGCCGCGTTACCAAACGGCATTAACACGCTATTACATCGACGCGGGCGCCGGCGGCATCGCCGTGGGGGTGCATTCGACGCAGTTCGCCATCCGTGATCCCTCAATCGGATTGTTTGAACCGGTGCTTCGCCTGACCTCACAGGTGATCGACGAATACACCGGTCGGCAAGGCCGCGAGCTGTTGAAGGTGGCGGGCGTTTGCGGGAAAACGCCGCAAGCGATCGGCGAAGCCGAATTCGCCGTATCGCAAGGCTACCACGCCTGTCTGCTCAGCTTGGCGGCGCTCGCGGACGACTCGATCGACGACCTGTTAACCCATTGCCGCGAAGTCGCCCGGATCATGCCGGTGATCGGTTTTTATCTGCAGCCGGCCGTCGGAGGGCGCGTGCTGCCGTATCGCTTTTGGCGTGAGTTTGCGGAGATCGAAAACGTGCTCGCGATCAAACTGGCTCCGTTTAATCGCTACCAAACTTTGGATGTCGTACGCGCCGTTTGCGATGCCGGTCGCGAAGATGCGATCACGTTGTACACGGGCAACGACGACAACATCATCGCCGACCTGATCACCCCGTACCGGTTCTCCAGCGAAGGGGGCGTCAAAGCGGTTCGCATCCGCGGCGGCTTGTTGGGCCACTGGAGTGTATGGACGCGGGCGGCCGTCGAGTTGCTGGACGAGATCCACGCGGTGCTGGAACGAGGCGATGAAATCCCCAGTGAGCTGCTAAGCCGCAACGTCGAAGTCACCGACTGCAACGCCGCCTTCTTCGACGCGGCCAATCACTTTGCCGGCTGCATCCCCGGCATCCATGAAGTGCTGCGTCGCCAAGGCTTGTTACCGGGAACCTGGTGTTTGGATCCAATGGAAACACTCTCGCCGGGGCAAGCGGAAGAAATCGACCGTGTGATCGCCGCTTATCCAAACCTCAACGACGACGCCTTTGTGCGAGAGCATTTGAGCGAGTGGCTGGAAGCAAGTGATTAG
- a CDS encoding NAD-dependent epimerase/dehydratase family protein, with the protein MPDLIESEAQLDALLASPSERLIEFMRQLDGDLMILGIAGKMGVSLGQLAVAAIKKAGARKSVYGVARFSNPDARERLEASGVRSIQCDLLDRTAVADLPKTPNVLFMAGRKFGTGGDEPLTWAMNTLVPANVAEHFRDSSIVAFSTGCVYPLAAPHRLPDEQTSPDPIGEYAQSCLGRERMFQYGSQRWGTPVCLYRLNYAIDLRYGVLHDIATKIWHGQPIDNSAPAFNIIWQGDANQQALLCLGHCSSPANMLNITGPETLHTETVAKQFGELLDKPVRFTSTPEGGCYLSDSSRATNLFGPPSVDAEQLIRWQAHWIKTGGRSLGKPTHFEVNDGAY; encoded by the coding sequence TTGCCCGACCTCATCGAATCCGAAGCTCAACTCGACGCGCTGCTGGCTTCTCCGAGCGAGCGGTTAATTGAATTCATGCGTCAACTCGACGGCGACCTGATGATCCTCGGCATCGCTGGCAAGATGGGCGTTAGTCTTGGGCAATTGGCCGTCGCAGCGATCAAGAAAGCGGGCGCTCGTAAAAGTGTTTACGGCGTCGCCAGGTTCTCCAATCCTGACGCCCGCGAGCGACTGGAAGCGTCGGGCGTGCGATCCATTCAGTGCGACTTGCTGGACCGCACCGCCGTGGCGGACCTGCCCAAAACGCCCAACGTGCTGTTTATGGCGGGGCGCAAATTCGGGACCGGCGGCGATGAACCGCTGACCTGGGCTATGAACACGCTGGTCCCGGCCAACGTCGCCGAGCACTTTCGCGATTCCAGCATCGTCGCCTTTTCAACGGGCTGCGTGTACCCATTGGCCGCCCCTCACCGCCTGCCCGACGAACAGACGTCGCCGGACCCGATCGGCGAGTACGCACAATCCTGCCTGGGCCGCGAACGGATGTTCCAGTACGGCAGCCAACGCTGGGGAACGCCGGTGTGCCTGTATCGATTGAACTATGCGATCGACTTGCGTTACGGCGTGCTGCACGACATCGCCACCAAGATCTGGCACGGGCAACCCATCGACAACTCGGCCCCGGCTTTCAATATCATTTGGCAGGGCGATGCCAATCAGCAGGCGTTGCTTTGTCTGGGTCACTGTTCCTCCCCCGCCAACATGCTCAACATCACCGGCCCGGAAACGCTTCACACCGAAACGGTGGCCAAACAGTTTGGCGAACTGCTCGACAAACCGGTACGGTTCACCTCCACGCCGGAAGGTGGCTGTTATCTGAGTGATAGTTCGCGAGCGACGAATCTGTTCGGCCCGCCGTCAGTCGACGCGGAGCAGCTGATCCGCTGGCAGGCGCATTGGATCAAAACCGGCGGTCGCTCGCTGGGCAAGCCGACGCACTTTGAAGTCAACGACGGAGCGTATTGA
- a CDS encoding leucine-rich repeat domain-containing protein translates to MGQDHFHDVVWVITKDGDDYLKHLSDLGELGARDPGAPADLIGQLSDFPRLETLTLVGSDANEKGLKYAGQQGSLRTLHLFRPFQFTEQGMAHLAGLGELQSLTITSTQIESLRGLERVPSLRHLFIDHSDFKGECFQHLQALTQLRQLRLASREVTLTDEDLIHLGSLTQLEHLAVDVSEITEEGVRHLAGLENLQSLSLAETTISADGLRHLATLNNLRSLTVKFSGKQEAAWLQQQLPGCTVRFRR, encoded by the coding sequence TTGGGGCAGGATCATTTTCACGATGTCGTTTGGGTCATCACAAAAGATGGAGACGATTATCTCAAACACCTCTCCGATCTCGGAGAGCTTGGTGCACGCGACCCAGGGGCACCTGCTGACTTGATTGGACAATTGAGTGATTTCCCGAGGCTGGAAACCTTGACTCTCGTTGGCTCGGACGCGAACGAAAAAGGCCTCAAGTATGCAGGCCAACAGGGTAGCCTACGAACGTTGCACCTTTTCCGTCCCTTCCAATTCACCGAGCAGGGTATGGCTCACCTCGCGGGTCTCGGCGAACTCCAAAGTTTAACGATTACATCAACCCAGATAGAGTCCCTGCGGGGACTGGAACGCGTGCCGAGTTTGCGTCACCTTTTCATTGATCACAGCGATTTTAAAGGAGAATGTTTCCAGCACCTACAAGCACTAACACAGCTTCGCCAACTCAGGCTTGCCTCTCGTGAAGTGACGCTCACCGACGAAGATCTTATCCACCTCGGATCCTTGACGCAGTTGGAACACCTTGCAGTTGACGTCTCGGAGATCACTGAAGAAGGCGTGCGACACCTCGCTGGCTTGGAGAATCTGCAATCGCTCTCTCTCGCGGAAACAACTATTTCCGCAGACGGTTTACGGCACCTTGCGACCCTCAACAACCTGCGATCGTTGACGGTCAAATTCTCTGGCAAGCAAGAAGCGGCGTGGCTCCAGCAACAGCTCCCGGGGTGTACCGTCAGATTCCGACGCTAG
- a CDS encoding DUF932 domain-containing protein: MTNSATATTTWEPASVAADATPTRFDYGVARVSDIQIHSVSRSKKGRLTLEQLEIDGRPVKASRRFWRSFFTRFGIAENVFRYFAPEEVFGRIAQCNADDTFQYCVAKHAPAKRKAGESKKQPADRILAITNIKRPVIRHEHVIELLERFGGQDIRYHDGIVRSIHQPRGGSREFSIGGDAFRDRFCMETPIDGYGHPRLFLSVLRMVCTNGMVGYSRAFRSDIPVGKNLDHCISRALESFDNGDGYTALRQRFESSQRSWASVRECLQMGQCLERLLKDDQLTRKGLLGRFRTLAGDLSELYGLANLEALSDKRRRVLPAKCRVYDLINFASEVATHHAKSDGANRLQAFIGTLISDEYDLEGTADDAAEFDAFFVNPNDHLPPQSRN; encoded by the coding sequence ATGACCAATTCCGCCACCGCCACGACCACTTGGGAACCCGCTTCCGTCGCCGCCGATGCGACCCCGACCCGTTTCGACTACGGCGTCGCCCGGGTTTCGGACATTCAAATCCACAGCGTTTCGCGGTCGAAGAAAGGCCGCCTGACGCTGGAGCAATTGGAGATCGATGGCCGTCCCGTGAAAGCCAGTCGCCGCTTTTGGCGGTCGTTTTTCACCCGCTTTGGCATCGCCGAAAACGTGTTCCGCTATTTTGCACCAGAGGAAGTCTTTGGCCGCATCGCACAGTGCAATGCAGACGATACGTTCCAGTACTGCGTCGCCAAACACGCACCGGCGAAACGCAAAGCAGGCGAGTCGAAGAAGCAGCCGGCGGATCGGATTCTGGCGATCACCAACATCAAGCGGCCGGTGATTCGGCACGAGCACGTGATCGAGTTGTTGGAGCGGTTCGGCGGGCAGGACATTCGTTATCACGACGGTATCGTCCGCAGCATCCATCAGCCACGCGGCGGTTCACGCGAATTTTCCATCGGCGGAGACGCCTTTCGCGATCGGTTCTGTATGGAAACCCCCATCGATGGGTATGGGCATCCTCGTCTGTTTCTGTCGGTGTTGCGAATGGTGTGCACCAACGGCATGGTCGGTTATTCGCGTGCCTTCCGCAGCGATATTCCGGTAGGCAAGAATCTGGATCACTGCATCTCGCGAGCGCTTGAGTCCTTCGACAATGGCGACGGATATACGGCGCTGCGGCAGCGTTTCGAATCGTCTCAGCGATCTTGGGCGTCGGTCCGCGAATGTCTGCAGATGGGACAGTGCTTGGAGCGGTTATTAAAAGACGATCAATTGACTCGCAAAGGCTTACTGGGTCGGTTCCGCACGCTGGCCGGCGACTTGTCAGAGCTATATGGACTGGCGAACCTGGAAGCGCTCAGCGACAAGAGGCGGCGGGTGCTGCCGGCCAAGTGTCGCGTGTACGACCTGATCAATTTCGCCAGCGAGGTGGCCACGCATCATGCCAAGAGCGACGGCGCGAATCGGTTGCAGGCGTTCATCGGCACGCTGATCAGCGACGAGTACGATCTGGAGGGCACGGCCGACGACGCCGCGGAATTCGACGCCTTCTTCGTCAATCCCAACGACCACCTGCCGCCCCAAAGCCGCAACTAA
- a CDS encoding outer membrane protein assembly factor BamB family protein produces MNRIALKRVICLSATLVVLSADAAEPEVWSQFRGPTAMGATSQTGLPLQWSADENVLWKTDLPGNGTSSPIVFGDQIYVTAYTGYLVPGQDRGSLEDLRRHLLALDRATGKLKWDRPVAAKLPEEENIRDHGFAASTPVADASGVYVFFGKTGVLAFDHDGNERWRADVGAGTHGWGSGSSLLLHNGLLIVNASVESESLIALDPRDGSRRWEVDHIREAWNTPVVIQSDSGREELIISRHGDVMAFAPMTGDSLWTCKTDITWYMVPTAVAADGVVYVLGGRSGVAGLAVRAGGSGDVTDSHRLWTSTSGTNVPSPIVHDGHLYWVSHDGGIAYCADVQTGELVYEERLERFGQSYASSLLAEGRIYYFDRSGRCAVVAAKPEFELLATSSLRDGSRFDASPIVDQGRLLVRSGNALYCLAKSDGS; encoded by the coding sequence ATGAATCGAATTGCCTTGAAGCGAGTGATTTGTTTGTCCGCCACGTTGGTCGTCTTGTCGGCGGATGCAGCGGAGCCAGAAGTCTGGTCGCAGTTTCGTGGTCCGACGGCGATGGGGGCGACGTCGCAAACCGGTTTGCCGTTGCAGTGGAGTGCCGACGAGAACGTCCTGTGGAAGACAGATTTGCCCGGCAATGGGACTTCCAGCCCGATCGTGTTTGGTGATCAGATCTACGTAACGGCTTACACCGGGTACTTGGTGCCAGGGCAAGATCGCGGGTCGTTGGAAGATCTTCGCCGACATCTGCTGGCTTTGGATCGCGCCACCGGAAAGCTGAAATGGGATCGCCCGGTGGCTGCCAAGTTGCCCGAGGAAGAGAACATTCGCGACCATGGTTTTGCCGCCAGCACGCCGGTCGCCGACGCGTCGGGGGTGTATGTGTTTTTTGGCAAAACGGGAGTGCTGGCCTTCGACCATGACGGCAACGAGCGATGGAGAGCGGACGTGGGCGCGGGAACCCATGGTTGGGGCAGCGGGTCGTCGTTGCTGCTGCACAACGGTTTGTTGATCGTGAACGCCAGCGTGGAGAGCGAATCGTTGATCGCGTTGGATCCGCGTGATGGATCTCGCCGCTGGGAAGTGGATCATATTCGCGAAGCGTGGAATACTCCGGTCGTGATCCAGTCCGACAGCGGACGCGAAGAATTGATCATCTCCCGCCACGGCGATGTGATGGCCTTTGCGCCCATGACCGGGGATTCGCTGTGGACGTGCAAGACGGACATCACCTGGTACATGGTCCCCACGGCGGTGGCGGCTGATGGGGTGGTGTATGTTCTGGGAGGACGATCGGGCGTTGCTGGGCTGGCCGTGCGAGCGGGCGGCAGCGGCGATGTGACGGATTCCCATCGCTTGTGGACCAGCACCTCAGGCACCAACGTGCCTTCGCCAATCGTCCATGACGGGCACCTCTACTGGGTCAGCCACGATGGCGGGATCGCCTACTGTGCGGACGTCCAAACCGGTGAACTCGTTTACGAAGAACGGCTGGAACGGTTTGGGCAATCGTACGCTTCGTCGCTGCTCGCCGAAGGTCGCATCTACTATTTCGATCGCAGCGGCAGGTGCGCGGTGGTGGCGGCAAAGCCGGAGTTCGAACTGCTGGCTACCAGTTCCTTGCGGGATGGGAGCCGATTCGATGCCAGTCCGATCGTGGATCAAGGTCGGTTGCTCGTTCGTTCCGGCAACGCTCTGTACTGTCTTGCCAAATCCGACGGGTCCTAG
- a CDS encoding alpha/beta hydrolase has protein sequence MPRFPIGLKLSMLVAFALAIPPANGDETAAVQVHRDLVFAEVDGRALKLDLYLPTVQHAAPLVVWIHGGGWRGGSKNKLSILKITEQGYALASISYRFADTAVFPAQIHDCKAAVRWLRANADRFGYDAESIAVAGSSAGGHLALLMGTSGDVIELEGDVGGNLDQSSRVQAVIDYFGPSDFVLRGRTQPERAYTQKSGSFALLGGVAGQKLDPQTERFASPANYVSDDDPPLLVFHGKADKTVLLDQSQHIVRLYQAAGLVAELVVLESAGHGGKPFFQDERLEQAIRFLDQRIGNCKSHPKAVSVH, from the coding sequence ATGCCTCGTTTCCCGATCGGTTTGAAATTATCGATGTTGGTTGCCTTCGCGCTGGCTATCCCCCCGGCGAACGGTGACGAGACGGCTGCGGTGCAAGTTCATCGAGACCTCGTGTTTGCAGAGGTTGATGGTCGAGCATTGAAGCTGGATTTGTACCTCCCGACCGTGCAACACGCGGCACCGCTAGTCGTCTGGATTCACGGCGGGGGTTGGCGTGGTGGTTCGAAGAACAAACTTTCGATCCTGAAGATCACTGAGCAGGGTTATGCTCTGGCCAGCATCAGCTACCGCTTTGCCGACACAGCGGTCTTTCCGGCGCAAATCCATGATTGCAAAGCCGCCGTACGCTGGCTTCGCGCCAACGCGGATCGATTCGGCTACGACGCCGAGTCAATCGCTGTGGCGGGTAGTTCGGCCGGTGGTCATTTGGCTTTGTTAATGGGCACCTCCGGCGACGTGATCGAACTGGAAGGCGATGTGGGTGGGAACCTCGATCAATCGTCACGTGTTCAGGCCGTAATCGACTATTTCGGTCCGTCTGACTTCGTCCTGCGTGGCAGGACTCAACCCGAACGCGCCTACACCCAAAAGTCCGGCAGCTTTGCCTTGCTTGGAGGGGTTGCTGGTCAAAAACTGGATCCGCAAACGGAACGGTTCGCCAGTCCCGCGAATTACGTTTCGGATGATGACCCGCCGCTGTTGGTTTTCCACGGCAAGGCTGACAAGACCGTTCTGTTGGACCAGAGCCAGCACATCGTGCGACTCTACCAGGCCGCAGGGCTTGTCGCAGAGCTGGTGGTGCTGGAATCCGCTGGGCATGGCGGCAAACCATTTTTTCAAGACGAGCGGCTTGAGCAGGCAATCCGATTCCTTGACCAACGGATCGGTAATTGCAAGTCGCATCCGAAAGCGGTTTCAGTACATTAG
- a CDS encoding polysaccharide lyase, which produces MKSTTIGLLLFVLGTVGPALAERADWAEGSSQHNDGAGREYYNAAAILPWKHFMGDWRDAKDTEQGDVAYAVAKVVDDDTRKPVAWDVTNLVNEWAAGKHPNQGMFLRATAGRGPIVFGSRESPDATLHPKLLLIGEAGTTSLAAVADTFLTKSTYRSQGQADELRVSADPIHLFIRFDLDQAAKIGKISKATLILQTSKQFGSTSIGVFRCQQGHNEPPSPPILGIAARYQNDHDIADDPNVIFATGFERSNWQSEWTQAEPKNRIDTVAADTRFEKFQPLQGQALRSRIAKGSTTALNTIYKFGKQTGQEPEAIYFRYYLRLADDWNQTVQGGKLPGISGTYGRAGWGGRKSNGTNGWSARGLFRRTIPAGNPLAGRTPIGFYCYHADMQGSYGTNWIWNNDYRGYLETNRWYAIEQYCRLNSIGEKNGVLRAWVDGHLAFEKTNIRFRLTDELKIEQVWMNLYHGGTSPSPYDQHVFIDNVVIAKKYIGPMPESSDATLTPQ; this is translated from the coding sequence ATGAAATCCACCACCATTGGCTTGTTGCTGTTCGTTTTGGGGACTGTCGGTCCGGCTTTGGCCGAGCGAGCGGATTGGGCAGAAGGTTCCTCGCAGCACAACGATGGCGCCGGTCGCGAATACTATAACGCCGCTGCGATTCTGCCCTGGAAACACTTCATGGGTGACTGGCGGGATGCGAAGGATACCGAGCAAGGTGATGTTGCCTATGCGGTTGCCAAAGTCGTGGACGACGATACCCGCAAACCGGTTGCTTGGGATGTCACCAATCTGGTGAACGAATGGGCCGCTGGAAAGCATCCTAATCAGGGCATGTTTTTGCGGGCCACCGCTGGCCGTGGCCCGATTGTGTTCGGCAGTCGCGAAAGTCCAGACGCCACACTCCATCCCAAATTGCTGCTGATTGGCGAAGCCGGGACGACTAGTCTTGCCGCAGTTGCCGATACTTTTCTCACCAAGTCGACTTACCGCAGTCAGGGCCAAGCTGACGAGCTACGCGTCTCCGCCGATCCCATTCATCTTTTTATTCGATTCGATCTGGATCAAGCCGCAAAGATCGGCAAGATCTCGAAGGCCACATTGATTCTGCAAACCTCAAAACAATTTGGCTCCACCAGCATCGGTGTATTTCGCTGCCAACAGGGGCATAACGAACCGCCATCGCCACCAATTTTGGGTATCGCCGCGCGGTACCAGAATGATCACGATATTGCCGACGATCCCAATGTGATTTTTGCGACGGGTTTTGAGCGTTCGAACTGGCAGAGCGAATGGACGCAGGCCGAACCCAAGAACCGGATCGACACGGTCGCTGCCGACACACGATTCGAGAAGTTCCAGCCGCTACAGGGCCAAGCCTTACGTTCCCGAATCGCCAAAGGCTCGACGACGGCCCTGAACACAATTTACAAATTCGGTAAGCAAACCGGACAGGAGCCCGAAGCGATCTACTTTCGTTACTACTTACGGTTGGCGGATGATTGGAACCAAACCGTTCAAGGCGGCAAGCTGCCTGGGATCAGTGGCACGTATGGCCGTGCGGGCTGGGGTGGACGGAAAAGCAACGGCACAAACGGCTGGTCGGCGCGCGGTCTGTTCCGAAGGACCATCCCGGCTGGAAATCCCTTAGCAGGGAGAACGCCGATTGGGTTTTACTGCTACCACGCCGACATGCAAGGTTCGTATGGAACGAATTGGATCTGGAACAATGACTATCGCGGATACCTGGAAACCAATCGATGGTACGCAATTGAACAATACTGCCGGCTCAACTCAATCGGCGAAAAGAACGGAGTCCTGCGTGCCTGGGTGGATGGGCATCTGGCATTCGAGAAAACAAACATCCGCTTTCGGCTGACCGACGAGTTAAAGATCGAACAGGTGTGGATGAACCTTTACCACGGCGGAACGAGCCCGTCGCCCTATGACCAACACGTGTTTATCGACAACGTGGTGATTGCAAAGAAGTATATCGGCCCCATGCCCGAATCTAGCGACGCCACGCTAACGCCTCAGTGA